A segment of the Gossypium hirsutum isolate 1008001.06 chromosome D10, Gossypium_hirsutum_v2.1, whole genome shotgun sequence genome:
agAACGAATCGGGTGATCaaggttacgaaattacctaatgtttattcagagtagacagcaACACCTCTACAACGAATAGTCTGATCTGTtgtcgaaccaagccgcaatcaaTCGTGatcccggcctctacgtaatccacccagttgactacgaacgaaaggaatccccaaaacagttttgagagttatttttctttgacggttgctagaccaaaaataaagaaaaacggGATTCTTATATCCTATTATTAtagggtttttaggaattaaataaatataataatattttaaatcgaaaattataattacaataattataatataatttcggtaaaccatatatttatttgaattcatatgctaaccaaattcatgtcctcattatgcgtacaacaaacttgtacataatgtgttggaaatttgattaccgagcgaaacccaaaaataataccaactatggtttattccgttcatttcaactatagggtgtgaccctgtaggttcttgtaacgttagcagtaatactagaacgattccaatgttacaaacaatgagtgacatctagcaatgcatcattgctacctaagtcacaagagatcatgattcgacacaaccttttatgattaaccttttatgcaataatccttaagtcctttatctctggattggacacaagtcatggaatagtcacacttgtatagtccattccatgttccttgatattttaagtagactacgatatacaaataagtatgacatctcatatcaacttatttgagcatgcatggccatgcatttctagtctcacttaatcaagtggcctaagctattactcccattatgtaggagggacttattctatatcgaccaaccatatccctctacatcgattgtggtatatccaacaccagcctttatagaacaaccagttacgatgtacgtttgactgtatcaaaatatactactcacgatgttgagattatgatgatctcaagtctgaggatcatatacatattaatcactatgagtaatgtcgtgacaattacataataatccaagaaacatactcataatgggtcagtccaatatgttgttctctaacacacatattcatgcgtcgattctgatattccatatcaatgataactctttatcatcactcaactacatgttagttttaatgcattatcgttgtcctatccaacaataatacttgactaaggatcttttaagaataatcatattattcttaggacattattagaaaacagtttatttatacacacagaaaagaaactgaaataataatggtaatgccttatattaataaacatgataaatcaagtatgttattacaaccatctcatgattgatctttgggcatactctaacaaatATAACAAGACGACAGCGACTCTTCAAGGACTCGTTGATGGCCTCATAGCGAAAATTAACTCCAAGGACAGTTGTTTGTGGGATTGGGAGCTTCGATATAACGAAACCATGAGACAGTTGAAGAGCGAGAACGCGGTGTTGTGCTGTGTGTTTGCCGAAGGTACTTTAGATTATATATGCATACATTAGTGAGCATAATACTATGTATTAATCGAATCAGGTGGTACAATGAACGACTTCTTGTCTTTTGATGTTACACGATTTGCATCTAGAGCTTTGATTGATCTTAGGGTCGTTCTTTCGATACGGAAGAAGTCACGGATTAAGGATTGGGAAGGGGATACAATTTTCGGGATTCGAATCCCAAACTTAGCTTTTATTACTGGAactagataaatttaggcttggATAAGCTTTAATGTGTTCGGCACCTTTCcaacttgttttcttttatgCAGAAAATCGAAAGGAAAAGGCTGAAAACTTTAAGCTGAGGTGTGAACTTAGACGGCGAACCAAGGAACTCGAAGATTATAAATCTCGGAATGATAACAATATGGAACGAAGAAGCTTGTTGAATGAAATTGAAGCGGTTAGCATACTCAGTCTTAATTTTCGTTTTTGATATATGAACTATCTTTTATCGAGATTCGCTAGGAAAACCTGCAGTTAAATTGTTGATGGTTATGATCTACCGAGTGGACATTTAACAATGGGATTGTATTTGATACAGCCGAAGGAGAATGTGCCTTGTCGAGATCTTGTTGAACTCGAGAAAACTACAAGCGATCAGATTGCTGCTCTAAAGGAACAATTGGAGGAAACATCAGAGGCACTGAAAGATATGGAAAGCCGATACAGTTGTACGGTGAAACAAATCTTAACTAATCAAGAACTTCAAGATGCTTGAAAAGAATCGATAATTGTATTTCCTcgttttcctttgttttcttgGATGTTTTATTCCTTTAGGTCCAAGAAACACCTCTTCGAAATCAGGTATGAAAGTGTTAAATCGAAGACTTCTCTAGTTCTTGATATGAAGGGTCTAAATGATGTATTGACAAGCCGAACAACTCTTGTAGTAAAAAGTATGGGAGAGATCGATCAAAAAGCTTTTGAAGTTGCTAGCTCTGGGAAGTTCCCGAACGAAGATTGGCAAGAAACATGTGCTAAATTATGTTCATTATGGCAACAAAACGTGCAGGATCCGAAATGGCACCCGTTTAAAATGATCAATATCCGAGGCAACTTGCAGGTATAGTGCATACACCAACTATTCTGTTATCCGGTTATCGAAAATCCGTTTTTTTACTAAACGTGCTAAACATGTATGTCAGAATTGAGCCAGTTTATTACTCAAACTTACATATATTAAAGGGATGGCTACTCGGTAGTGTAGGAAATAGTAGACGAAGACGACGAGAAGCTGAAGGA
Coding sequences within it:
- the LOC121222123 gene encoding factor of DNA methylation 4-like — encoded protein: MLPAPCCIAVHLSTKSSIEMENTNYEEELKNDRRLVCSLIYEINCKKEQLSQMEREYNEMTATLRGLINGLIAKINSKDSNLWGWVLQYNVTVSQLNGKNAALRLAFAQATLQGLVDGLIAKINSKDSCLWDWELRYNETMRQLKSENAVLCCVFAEENRKEKAENFKLRCELRRRTKELEDYKSRNDNNMERRSLLNEIEAPKENVPCRDLVELEKTTSDQIAALKEQLEETSEALKDMESRYSCTVQETPLRNQGLNDVLTSRTTLVVKSMGEIDQKAFEVASSGKFPNEDWQETCAKLCSLWQQNVQDPKWHPFKMINIRGNLQEIVDEDDEKLKELRNEYGDVMYEAVSTALMEMNEYNVSGRYAVI